The Sulfuricurvum sp. IAE1 genomic interval CACGGATCATGTCGATGATCGAGGAGAGCTTGAGCGTCCCCTCATCCCATGTGATGCGGGCCTTGTTGTTCGTGTAATTGATGTGGGCTTCAACAACCCCTTCCATCTTATGAAGCGCTTTTTCGTTGAGCCAGACGCACGCGGCGCAGTGGATCCCCTCGATGATCAGCGATACCTGGCTGAACCCCTCTTTGGTCCGCGTGATGAAACGCTCGGCGAATGCGGGGGTGTCGAAATTGGTGCTGGCTTCGAACTGCTCGGTGGGGGGGGAGAGGGTCGTATCCCCCATTTTGGCGTAAAAGCTGTCCAGCCCTTCGTCCTTGAGAAGATGGAAAATCCCCTGGCATCCCTTGCAACAAAAACGGTATTCGCCGTCATGGATCATCACGTCGTCGCCAAACTCCAGGTGACAGTGGTCGCATTTGACTTTAGACATGTTCGAATTTCCCCACTTCCCGATTTTTCACGACCGTATCGTACGTTCCGCAGACCCCCTGCATCACGATGTAGACCCCCGCCTCGGCATTGCGGGCATAGCCCAGTGCCATCGCCAGGTTTGCCGTCGCTTCGATCGTATCGACCCAAAAAGGGACCATGGCTCCGGTAAAAACCACCGTTTTGTCCAGCTTCAGCGATGCGACGGCCGAAGCGCTTTGGTTCATCGTATCGGTCCCGTGGACCACAACGATCCGATCAGCCTGATCCGAAGCGATCCGCTCGCACAACAGCGAGCGGTCCGCATCGTCCATCTCCAGCGAATCTTTGTAAATAATCCCTTTGATCTCCACAGCTTCGGCAAAAGTGGCTACAACCGCCTCGATCGCGGTGTTGTCGTGCGGTACGAAAAGTTCCCCTTTAAGAGGATCATAGCACTTGTTGAACGTTCCGCCGGTATTGTAGATCGCTATCACAGCAATTCCCTGAGTGAGCGGATGATTCGATCCGCTTCGGATTTTTCGGCCGTTTCGGAGAGGAGGATATTCGTCCCCACCCCCGCCCGTTTTGCCGCCGTGATATCACGTTCGTTGTCGCCGATCATCACCGAAGCGGCCATATCGATACCGTATCGGCGCTGTGCGTCAAGAAACATCCCCGGACTCGGCTTGCGGCAATCACAATGGCCGCTGATCTCCTCGTGATGGGGGCAATAAAAAATATCGGTGATATCGACCCCCATAGAAGCAAAATGCCCTTTCATCCACTCGCTGAGACGATGAAAATCTTCGTCGGTGTAATAACCGCGCGCAATACCCGATTGGTTCGTGACGATGATGATCCGGTACTCCTTTTGCTGGTACGCGCGGCACACCTCGACGATCCCTTCGAGCAGTTCGAAATCCTCGATTTTATGAAGGTAGTTCTTTTCGACGTTGACGACGCCGTCACGATCGAGGAAAAGGGCTTTGACCACTTACGCTACTCCGCCGCCGAACATCTCTTTTTCGATAATGTCGCAAATCATGTGCTCGATCAGCAGGTGCGATTCCTGGATACGCGGCGTCGCGTTGGAGGGGATCACGATCGCGAAGTCGGCCATCGCGGCCATTTTTCCGCCGTCGCGTCCGACCAGCGCCACGGTGGTTACGCCGCGTTCCTTGGCCGATTCAAATGCGTTGATGACGTTTTGGGAATTCCCCGACGTCGAAATCCCGATAAAAAGGTCCCCCTCCTGGGCCAACCCTTCAAGCTGACGGGAGAAAACGTACTCGTAGCCGTAATCGTTTCCGATCGCGGTAAGGTTAGAACTGTCCGTCGTCAGGGCAATCGAGGGGAGCGAGGGGCGGTCGAAACCGTAACGTCCGACGAGTTCGGCGGCAAAATGCTGCGCGTCGGCGGCCGAACCGCCGTTGCCCGCGATCAGAATCTTTTTGCCGTTTTTATACACGTCGACGCAGGCCTGAGCCACCGAAACCAAACGCTCCACCAGCTCATCGTTTTCCAAAATCGCCTGTTTGGTCGCCGCCGAGTCGGCGATTTGCTTGATAATATAATTTTTCATTGCTTTTTCCTTTTAATAACGGATACCCGTAACGCTACGGATTTTTTCGATCGTTTCGGCGGCGACCGCGCTCGCTTTGGCCGCTCCCATTTTCAGTATATCGCGCACTTCGTCCTGATGGGCCTCATAATAGGCCCTTCGTTCACGGTAAGGACGGAAATACTCCCAGATGACGTCATGGGCGTAGAGTTTGAAGTGGCCATGCCCCTCTCCCCCCGCTTTGTAACGGTTTTGAAGGGCAAGACGTTCTTCGTAGTCGAGGAAGAGTTTGGCAATATTGTAGACGTTGCAGTTTTCAAATTCTTTGGGCTCTTCCATCGGAACGGGTTCGGTCACGATCTTTTTGATGATCTTCGACTGCACTTTCTCTTCGGAGAAAATGGGGATGGTATTACCGTAGCTTTTGGACATCTTCTGTCCGTCGATACCCGGAACGGTCGCAACGTTCTCGTCCACCTTGAATTCGGGAAGGACGAAAATCTCGCCGTACTCGTTGTTGAATTTCAGCGCGATGTCGCGGGCGATCTCGACGTGCTGGATCTGGTCTTTCCCGACCGGAACCACCTGCGAATTAAACAGCAAAATATCGGCCGCCATCAAAACGGGATACGAAAAGAGGCTGTGGTTGGACGCGATCCCTTTGGCGACTTTGTCCTTGTAGCTGTGAGCCCGCTCAAGCAGTCCCATCGGAGTGAAAGAGGAGAGAACCCAATAGAGTTCAAGGACCTCTTTGACATCCGACTGGACCCAGAAGGTACTTTTCTGCGGGTCCATCCCCAGTGCGAGGAAATCGGTGGCCGCCTGCATCGTCAGCCGTGCCAGACGTTCTCCGTCCCCCAGACTCGTCATTGCATGGTAATTGGCGATGAACGCAAACACCTCATTGTCTTTTTGAGATTCGACCATCGGCTTGATGGAGCCGAAATAATTTCCGATGTGCAGATCACCGGAGGGCTGGATACCTGTTAAAACACGCACGTAAAACTCCTTGAATAGGGACAATTTTACCCAACGACGCCTTAAGCTTCGTCTTAAGATTATCTATGTTATATTTTTTGGAGTTCAACGAAAAAAGGATTGACCATGAACGTACAAATTCGCTCCAAAGAGATCAAACTTACCCAACATCTGAACGATCATATTGCCGCCGCCATTGAAAATTTCAAACGCTATCATCTTGATATCACGACCGTCAACGTGATGATCTCCAAAGAGAAAAAAGGGGTCGGCGTCGAGTTCGACATCCACATCGCCCATGCGCAGCCCGTCGTGATCAGCGATACGGA includes:
- the gmhB gene encoding D-glycero-beta-D-manno-heptose 1,7-bisphosphate 7-phosphatase; translated protein: MVKALFLDRDGVVNVEKNYLHKIEDFELLEGIVEVCRAYQQKEYRIIIVTNQSGIARGYYTDEDFHRLSEWMKGHFASMGVDITDIFYCPHHEEISGHCDCRKPSPGMFLDAQRRYGIDMAASVMIGDNERDITAAKRAGVGTNILLSETAEKSEADRIIRSLRELL
- the trpS gene encoding tryptophan--tRNA ligase — translated: MRVLTGIQPSGDLHIGNYFGSIKPMVESQKDNEVFAFIANYHAMTSLGDGERLARLTMQAATDFLALGMDPQKSTFWVQSDVKEVLELYWVLSSFTPMGLLERAHSYKDKVAKGIASNHSLFSYPVLMAADILLFNSQVVPVGKDQIQHVEIARDIALKFNNEYGEIFVLPEFKVDENVATVPGIDGQKMSKSYGNTIPIFSEEKVQSKIIKKIVTEPVPMEEPKEFENCNVYNIAKLFLDYEERLALQNRYKAGGEGHGHFKLYAHDVIWEYFRPYRERRAYYEAHQDEVRDILKMGAAKASAVAAETIEKIRSVTGIRY
- the gmhA gene encoding D-sedoheptulose 7-phosphate isomerase; translation: MKNYIIKQIADSAATKQAILENDELVERLVSVAQACVDVYKNGKKILIAGNGGSAADAQHFAAELVGRYGFDRPSLPSIALTTDSSNLTAIGNDYGYEYVFSRQLEGLAQEGDLFIGISTSGNSQNVINAFESAKERGVTTVALVGRDGGKMAAMADFAIVIPSNATPRIQESHLLIEHMICDIIEKEMFGGGVA
- the raiA gene encoding ribosome-associated translation inhibitor RaiA, with protein sequence MNVQIRSKEIKLTQHLNDHIAAAIENFKRYHLDITTVNVMISKEKKGVGVEFDIHIAHAQPVVISDTDEDLDTAIDMAIERANKALRRLHDKVKDHHTSSIRDMEVAETE
- a CDS encoding asparaginase domain-containing protein; this encodes MIAIYNTGGTFNKCYDPLKGELFVPHDNTAIEAVVATFAEAVEIKGIIYKDSLEMDDADRSLLCERIASDQADRIVVVHGTDTMNQSASAVASLKLDKTVVFTGAMVPFWVDTIEATANLAMALGYARNAEAGVYIVMQGVCGTYDTVVKNREVGKFEHV